A portion of the Halogeometricum sp. S1BR25-6 genome contains these proteins:
- a CDS encoding carbonic anhydrase gives MSDDTEISRRTALKTGGAGATMLGILGYGARGVAAADAESGADEDREDSTSESEAESNREEFAFGGDLPGLLERNGLWSGALPEGYFEGVRTSQSPAVVSVCCSDSRVSQEGMFAAPLDAGFLFKPSNIGNKVTTRVDGERAVDGSFLYGLEVSGASSGVVVGHTGCGAVTAAYESVVGEAGEQPPGIEQEVAPIVDVVEEALDDGAVETDAERRAVINQLVEYNVHAQVEYLRGSDEVSEEKDLYGFVYDFQSAYGDVDGRTVLVNADGETDPDALRETVPDGYEEFVGSLLH, from the coding sequence ATGAGCGACGACACCGAGATAAGCAGACGGACGGCACTGAAAACCGGCGGCGCGGGTGCGACGATGCTGGGTATCCTCGGGTACGGGGCGAGAGGAGTAGCGGCCGCCGACGCCGAATCGGGGGCGGACGAGGACCGTGAGGACTCGACGTCGGAGTCGGAGGCCGAGTCGAACCGCGAGGAGTTCGCCTTCGGCGGCGACCTCCCGGGGCTGCTCGAACGCAACGGCCTCTGGTCGGGCGCGCTTCCGGAGGGGTACTTCGAGGGCGTCCGGACCTCCCAGTCCCCGGCGGTCGTCTCGGTCTGTTGCTCGGACTCTCGGGTCTCACAGGAGGGGATGTTCGCGGCGCCCCTCGACGCCGGCTTCCTGTTCAAACCGTCCAACATCGGCAACAAGGTCACGACGCGCGTCGACGGGGAGCGGGCGGTCGACGGGAGCTTCCTATACGGGTTGGAGGTGTCCGGCGCCTCCTCCGGCGTCGTCGTCGGCCACACGGGATGCGGGGCCGTCACGGCCGCCTACGAGTCCGTCGTCGGTGAGGCGGGGGAGCAACCCCCCGGAATCGAACAGGAGGTCGCACCTATCGTCGACGTGGTCGAGGAGGCCCTCGACGACGGCGCCGTCGAGACGGACGCCGAGAGACGAGCGGTCATCAACCAACTCGTCGAGTACAACGTCCACGCGCAGGTGGAGTATCTCCGCGGGAGCGACGAGGTGTCCGAAGAGAAGGACCTCTACGGCTTCGTCTACGACTTCCAGAGCGCCTACGGCGACGTGGACGGTCGGACCGTGCTCGTCAACGCGGACGGCGAGACCGACCCCGACGCGCTTCGGGAGACGGTCCCGGACGGCTACGAGGAGTTCGTCGGGAGTCTGCTCCACTGA
- a CDS encoding A/G-specific adenine glycosylase, whose protein sequence is MTDGDASTLDADDGDAPALPDDPAEVDAVRDALVEWYEADHRDFPWRRTHDPYEILVSEVMSQQTQLGRVVEAWADFLEEWPTAADLAAADRSDVVSFWSGHSLGYNNRAKYLHEAARQVVEEYDGEFPRTPDELSELMGVGPYTANAVASFAFDNGDAVVDTNVKRVLHRAFDVPDDDPTFERVASHLMPDGESRVWNNAVMELGGVACQKTPKCDEEGCPWRTWCHAYETGDFTAPDVPTQPEFEGSRRQFRGRIIRVLGEYDELPLADLGPRIRVDYGGETGEEWLCGLLSDLADDELVELAERDGETVARLRG, encoded by the coding sequence ATGACCGACGGCGACGCTTCGACCCTCGACGCCGACGACGGTGACGCTCCCGCCCTCCCCGACGACCCCGCGGAGGTGGACGCCGTGCGCGACGCCCTCGTCGAGTGGTACGAGGCGGACCACCGCGACTTCCCGTGGCGGCGGACGCACGACCCCTACGAGATTCTCGTGAGCGAGGTGATGAGCCAGCAGACGCAACTCGGTCGCGTCGTCGAGGCGTGGGCGGACTTCTTGGAGGAGTGGCCCACCGCCGCCGACCTCGCGGCGGCCGACCGCAGCGACGTGGTCTCCTTCTGGAGCGGACACAGCCTCGGCTACAACAACCGCGCGAAGTACCTCCACGAGGCGGCCCGGCAGGTCGTCGAGGAGTACGACGGGGAGTTTCCGCGGACGCCCGACGAACTGTCGGAACTGATGGGCGTCGGTCCGTACACGGCGAACGCCGTCGCCTCCTTCGCGTTCGACAACGGCGACGCGGTGGTGGACACGAACGTGAAACGGGTTCTGCACCGCGCCTTTGACGTTCCCGACGACGACCCCACCTTCGAGCGCGTCGCCTCACATCTTATGCCCGACGGCGAGTCGCGCGTCTGGAACAACGCGGTCATGGAACTCGGCGGGGTCGCCTGTCAGAAGACGCCGAAGTGTGATGAGGAGGGCTGTCCGTGGCGGACATGGTGTCACGCCTACGAGACGGGTGACTTCACCGCTCCCGACGTACCGACGCAACCCGAGTTCGAGGGGAGTCGACGACAGTTCCGGGGGAGGATTATTCGCGTCCTCGGCGAGTACGACGAACTTCCCTTGGCCGACCTCGGCCCGCGAATCCGCGTCGACTACGGCGGCGAGACGGGGGAGGAGTGGCTCTGCGGTCTCCTCTCCGACCTCGCCGACGACGAGTTGGTTGAACTCGCGGAACGCGACGGCGAGACGGTCGCTCGGCTTCGTGGCTGA
- a CDS encoding YIP1 family protein, with the protein MTTWVEHPEGGRERGPRGVARAWVEVLVRPRRFFKNGVAPGDQAPGLVFAVVVAVAYTAGLFTFAPDRIPTFAGGPAVSALLGLALVALLLAPAVLHLTAAIQTVLLLVGVRDRGGISETVQVVAYATAPCVLAGLPSPELRFVCTAYGAALLVVGLSEVHDVSPRRALAVGALPAAFLFGYAFEGWAAFEHVLRLAGLI; encoded by the coding sequence GTGACTACGTGGGTCGAACATCCGGAAGGCGGGCGCGAACGCGGCCCCCGCGGCGTCGCCCGGGCGTGGGTCGAGGTGCTCGTCCGTCCCCGTCGGTTCTTCAAGAACGGCGTCGCGCCGGGCGACCAAGCGCCGGGACTCGTCTTCGCCGTCGTCGTCGCCGTCGCGTACACCGCCGGTCTGTTTACGTTCGCGCCCGACCGCATCCCCACCTTCGCCGGCGGCCCGGCCGTCTCGGCGCTCCTCGGTCTCGCCCTCGTCGCCCTCCTCCTCGCGCCCGCGGTGCTGCATCTCACCGCGGCGATACAGACCGTCCTACTCCTCGTCGGCGTCCGCGACAGGGGCGGAATCAGCGAGACGGTGCAGGTGGTCGCCTACGCGACGGCGCCGTGCGTCCTCGCGGGCCTCCCCTCGCCGGAACTCCGCTTCGTCTGCACCGCCTACGGCGCGGCGCTCCTCGTCGTCGGCCTGAGCGAGGTGCACGACGTGAGTCCCCGCCGCGCACTGGCCGTCGGCGCGCTTCCCGCCGCGTTCCTGTTCGGCTACGCCTTCGAGGGGTGGGCGGCGTTCGAGCACGTCCTCCGACTCGCGGGTCTCATCTGA
- a CDS encoding DsrE family protein, protein MKTVFHLTSGDVDDWRRALGNVTNLLDDGTVEVEETVLLVNGDAIHLFAEGSPLAEDVRALGDDVRCLGCSNSLTGRDIPESKLLANVDSVPSGVGELTRLQSDGYAYLKVP, encoded by the coding sequence ATGAAGACGGTGTTCCACCTCACGAGCGGCGACGTAGACGACTGGCGGCGCGCGCTGGGGAACGTGACCAACCTCCTCGACGACGGGACGGTCGAAGTGGAGGAGACGGTGCTCCTCGTCAACGGCGACGCCATCCACCTGTTCGCGGAGGGGTCGCCGCTGGCCGAGGACGTGCGCGCCCTCGGCGACGACGTGCGCTGTCTCGGGTGCAGCAACTCGCTGACCGGCCGCGACATCCCCGAGTCGAAACTGCTGGCGAACGTCGACTCGGTCCCCTCGGGCGTCGGCGAACTCACGCGCCTGCAGTCCGACGGCTACGCGTACCTGAAAGTGCCGTGA
- a CDS encoding methyl-accepting chemotaxis protein, giving the protein MNIARTLDDLLPDRLRGNYLAKLALLFAVVTVVVVAVGGYTYVTVAEEVSDSAQRDLQTTATLQSEQLSGWMTQQRQTARMVSRYNVFQTANDPVISQYLRRERAVLPTAVAEVHYVDTEYSKVVASSREDAVGTAPLPEGTEFVEGSMEMPVADDVSVTRPYRRDGRTLMAFVSPVQLKSNKVVMVVADVSYAELTLDTAVDGSFAQVVTTDGRVQFDASGRGDYGDYGVEDATALTDGAAGNAGVYEEAANGVMDESHLVAYAPVANTDFVAVVHAPSVAVYAVESQVGEQLLVLLGVVVAGFVALGAIIHATTVSPLAALAGRVERLREGDLDVSLPTGRTDEFGSVVDGVASLRDDLRSQRGDARRYSDVMSEAADGDLTVRMDADSDSADMRTIAAAFNEMTAELEATLLALTAFGETVASGSSGVAEGAAEVSAASDEIARSVEHISAGAREQADHLSDLSGEMGSLSASVQEVSATTDDLAVGSAQVAGRADEGHGAANEALDSVEAIEAETREAVALVEDLDEEIARISSVTGVIADLAEQTNILALNASIEASRAGEAGAGFAVVAEEVKHLAEETATYAETIETHVETLQDKRAEVVDGIEGMRERVAAGTDDVDEALSSFDEIAAGVSQNSASVEEVAAAMDEQTGAADEVLSMADELAGIGEETTAEAQNVSAATEQQTATLADVADGATDLADRAGELRGLLAEFRLTDEAVDFEGDLGLDAQTAAALEDAVGAVETTPAASDD; this is encoded by the coding sequence ATGAACATCGCCCGCACGCTCGATGATCTGCTCCCCGACCGACTCCGGGGAAACTACCTCGCGAAACTCGCCCTCCTGTTCGCCGTCGTCACGGTCGTCGTCGTCGCCGTCGGCGGCTACACGTACGTCACGGTCGCCGAGGAGGTGAGCGACTCGGCTCAACGGGACCTGCAGACGACCGCCACCCTCCAGTCCGAACAGCTCTCGGGGTGGATGACCCAGCAGCGACAGACCGCGCGGATGGTCTCGCGGTACAACGTGTTCCAGACGGCGAACGACCCCGTCATCTCGCAGTACCTCCGCCGCGAACGGGCCGTCCTGCCCACCGCCGTGGCCGAGGTTCACTACGTCGACACCGAGTACTCGAAGGTCGTCGCCAGTTCCCGCGAGGACGCCGTCGGCACCGCGCCGCTGCCCGAGGGGACCGAGTTCGTCGAGGGGTCGATGGAGATGCCCGTCGCCGACGACGTGTCGGTCACGCGACCGTACCGCCGCGACGGGCGGACACTGATGGCGTTCGTCAGCCCGGTCCAACTGAAATCGAACAAGGTGGTGATGGTCGTCGCCGACGTGAGCTACGCCGAACTCACCCTCGACACCGCCGTCGACGGAAGCTTCGCGCAGGTCGTCACGACCGACGGGCGGGTCCAGTTCGACGCCTCCGGGCGCGGCGACTACGGCGACTACGGCGTCGAGGACGCGACGGCGCTGACCGACGGCGCCGCCGGAAACGCCGGCGTCTACGAGGAGGCCGCCAACGGGGTGATGGACGAATCGCACCTCGTCGCCTACGCGCCCGTCGCCAACACCGACTTCGTTGCCGTCGTCCACGCCCCGAGCGTCGCGGTGTACGCGGTCGAATCGCAGGTCGGCGAGCAGTTGCTCGTCCTCCTCGGCGTCGTCGTCGCCGGCTTCGTCGCCCTCGGCGCCATCATTCACGCGACCACCGTCAGCCCCCTCGCCGCGCTGGCGGGGCGCGTCGAACGCCTCCGCGAGGGGGACCTCGACGTGTCGCTGCCGACGGGCCGCACCGACGAGTTCGGCTCCGTCGTCGACGGGGTCGCGTCGCTCAGAGACGACCTCCGATCCCAGCGCGGGGACGCCCGCCGCTACAGCGACGTGATGAGCGAGGCGGCCGACGGCGACCTGACCGTCCGCATGGACGCCGACTCCGACTCCGCGGACATGCGGACCATCGCCGCCGCGTTCAACGAGATGACCGCGGAGTTGGAGGCGACGCTGCTCGCCCTCACGGCGTTCGGCGAGACGGTCGCGTCCGGCAGTTCCGGCGTCGCCGAGGGCGCCGCGGAGGTCAGCGCCGCCAGCGACGAAATCGCCCGCTCCGTCGAGCACATCTCCGCCGGCGCGCGCGAACAGGCCGACCACCTCTCGGACCTCTCCGGGGAGATGGGCTCGCTGTCGGCGTCGGTGCAAGAGGTGTCGGCGACGACCGACGACTTGGCCGTCGGGTCCGCGCAGGTCGCCGGGCGGGCGGACGAGGGACACGGGGCGGCGAACGAGGCGCTCGACAGCGTCGAGGCCATCGAGGCGGAGACGCGCGAGGCCGTCGCCTTGGTCGAGGACTTAGACGAGGAGATAGCCCGCATCAGCAGCGTCACCGGCGTCATCGCCGACCTCGCCGAGCAGACGAACATCCTCGCGCTGAACGCCTCTATCGAGGCCTCCCGGGCGGGCGAGGCGGGCGCCGGGTTCGCCGTCGTCGCCGAGGAGGTGAAACACCTCGCCGAGGAGACGGCGACGTACGCCGAGACCATCGAGACCCACGTCGAGACGCTCCAAGACAAGCGCGCCGAGGTGGTCGACGGCATCGAGGGGATGCGCGAACGGGTCGCGGCGGGAACCGACGACGTCGACGAGGCGCTCTCGTCGTTCGACGAGATAGCCGCCGGCGTGAGCCAGAACAGCGCGAGCGTCGAGGAAGTCGCGGCCGCGATGGACGAACAGACCGGCGCGGCCGACGAGGTGCTCTCGATGGCCGACGAACTCGCCGGCATCGGCGAGGAGACGACCGCCGAGGCGCAGAACGTCTCCGCGGCGACCGAACAGCAGACCGCGACGCTCGCCGACGTGGCCGACGGCGCGACCGACCTCGCCGACCGGGCGGGCGAACTCCGGGGGCTGCTCGCGGAGTTCCGCCTGACGGACGAGGCAGTGGACTTCGAGGGTGACCTCGGTCTCGACGCGCAGACGGCCGCCGCACTCGAAGACGCCGTCGGTGCGGTCGAGACGACGCCCGCCGCCTCCGACGACTGA
- a CDS encoding thymidine kinase — protein MHAITKSGWVEVITGSMFSGKTEELLRRLRRAEIAGQEVGVFKPAVDDRYGETTVGSHAGSQWEAHVVPAEGDDVWEILEKLNGEDVVAVDEANFFSAELVDVCERLAADGRRVLVSGTDQTFRGEPFEPLPQLMATAEYVDKLQAICTVCGEPATRNQRLVDGDPARYDDPTIVVGAEESYEARCRNCHTLQRE, from the coding sequence ATGCACGCCATCACGAAGAGCGGGTGGGTGGAGGTCATCACGGGGTCGATGTTCTCCGGGAAGACGGAGGAACTCCTCCGACGCCTGCGGCGCGCCGAGATAGCCGGACAGGAGGTCGGGGTGTTCAAACCCGCCGTCGACGACCGCTACGGCGAGACGACGGTGGGGTCGCACGCGGGCAGTCAGTGGGAGGCGCACGTCGTGCCCGCCGAGGGCGACGACGTCTGGGAGATTCTTGAGAAACTGAACGGCGAGGACGTCGTCGCCGTCGACGAGGCGAACTTCTTCTCCGCCGAACTCGTCGACGTCTGCGAACGACTCGCGGCCGACGGCCGCCGCGTCCTCGTCTCCGGCACCGACCAGACGTTCCGCGGCGAACCCTTCGAACCCCTGCCGCAACTGATGGCGACGGCCGAGTACGTCGACAAACTGCAGGCCATCTGCACCGTCTGCGGCGAACCCGCGACCCGCAACCAACGGCTCGTCGACGGCGACCCCGCCCGGTACGACGACCCGACCATCGTCGTCGGCGCGGAGGAGTCCTACGAGGCGCGATGTCGCAACTGTCATACGCTCCAGCGCGAATAA
- a CDS encoding SHOCT domain-containing protein, whose translation MTRKRLVDWTVGAVVAAAAFALGAAAVGGTNGRWMPHVGAGGRMPHGAASGWMGPGTGMMGPGTGAMGGGWGFGMLFGVLLWTALLVGVAVAAYRLFAREGGDERARPDPAMDELRARYARGEIDDSEFEERRRRLTGQ comes from the coding sequence ATGACCAGAAAGCGACTCGTCGACTGGACCGTCGGCGCCGTCGTCGCGGCGGCCGCGTTTGCCCTCGGCGCCGCGGCGGTCGGCGGGACGAACGGCCGGTGGATGCCTCACGTGGGCGCGGGCGGACGGATGCCCCACGGGGCTGCGAGCGGCTGGATGGGTCCCGGAACCGGGATGATGGGTCCCGGCACCGGAGCGATGGGCGGCGGCTGGGGGTTCGGGATGCTGTTCGGCGTCCTCCTCTGGACGGCCCTGCTCGTCGGCGTCGCGGTGGCGGCCTACCGACTGTTCGCCCGCGAGGGGGGCGACGAACGCGCCCGACCCGACCCCGCGATGGACGAACTCCGGGCCCGGTACGCCCGCGGCGAGATAGACGACTCGGAGTTCGAAGAGCGGAGGCGGCGGCTCACGGGTCAGTGA
- a CDS encoding universal stress protein, translated as METPVATRKPTQAGLQNVLVAVGPTDSDRLDRLVEETVDVAGPTGATVVLAHIFSPEDFEDRVEALGFSEAANDVSPDSVAVRYSVIREFADRLDAEGIDYEVRGTVGIEDEGITALAEESEADRILVGGRKRSPTGKAVFGSLAQQIMLSAPCPVTFVRADTE; from the coding sequence ATGGAAACGCCAGTAGCGACTCGAAAACCCACGCAGGCCGGACTCCAGAACGTTCTCGTCGCCGTCGGACCGACCGACAGCGACCGCCTCGACCGCCTCGTCGAGGAGACGGTGGACGTCGCCGGCCCCACCGGCGCGACCGTCGTCCTCGCGCACATCTTCAGCCCCGAGGACTTCGAGGACCGAGTCGAGGCGCTGGGCTTCAGCGAAGCGGCGAACGACGTCTCCCCCGACAGCGTGGCCGTCCGGTACTCCGTCATCCGCGAGTTCGCTGACCGCCTCGACGCCGAGGGAATCGACTACGAGGTTCGAGGCACCGTCGGCATCGAGGACGAGGGTATCACCGCCTTGGCCGAGGAATCGGAGGCCGACCGCATCCTCGTCGGCGGGCGCAAGCGCTCTCCCACCGGAAAGGCGGTCTTCGGGAGCCTCGCACAGCAGATCATGCTCTCCGCGCCGTGTCCGGTGACGTTCGTCCGCGCGGACACCGAGTAG
- a CDS encoding cation:proton antiporter — protein sequence MALEPYFFAQLVVGLALVGLAVLPRFVSDWPVSLPIFYVSLGFAAFSLPLGLPAPDPLKYGTVAEKLTELGVILALTGAGLKLDRTPSLRDWASTWRLLGVTMPLSIAAAALLGWGVAGFALTTALLLGAVLAPTDPVLASEMQVEEPGAGAEDEPVEGAAGKTDEVRFALTSEAGLNDSLAFPFTNLAIAVALLGVDPGLWLGEWALVDVGYKLAVGLLSGYLVGRALGWVVFAGSPDSELARSVRGMEALGGTLLVYAFTELVGGYGFLAVFVAALVVRDAEREHDYNETLHDVAEKSEQTLMTVLMVLFGGALAAGLLDPLTTAGVAVALTLVFVVRPLAGAVGLFGFDRDPFERGVIASFGIRGLGSFYYLAHALNVAPFPEARRLWALVGAVVLVSVVVHGVSATPALKLLERRSS from the coding sequence ATGGCCCTCGAACCGTACTTCTTCGCGCAGTTGGTCGTCGGACTCGCCCTCGTCGGTCTCGCGGTGCTCCCCCGATTCGTCAGCGACTGGCCCGTCTCGCTCCCGATATTCTACGTGAGCCTCGGCTTCGCGGCCTTCTCGCTTCCGCTGGGGCTCCCGGCGCCGGACCCCTTGAAGTACGGCACCGTCGCGGAGAAGCTAACCGAACTCGGCGTCATCCTCGCGCTGACCGGAGCCGGGTTGAAACTCGACCGCACCCCCAGCCTTCGCGATTGGGCGTCGACGTGGCGGCTGCTCGGCGTGACGATGCCGCTGTCTATCGCCGCCGCGGCGCTGCTGGGGTGGGGCGTCGCCGGGTTCGCACTCACGACCGCACTGCTGCTCGGCGCCGTGCTCGCACCGACCGACCCGGTGTTGGCCTCCGAGATGCAGGTCGAAGAACCCGGCGCGGGCGCGGAGGACGAACCCGTCGAGGGGGCGGCCGGAAAGACGGACGAGGTCCGCTTCGCGCTCACCTCGGAGGCCGGACTCAACGACAGCCTCGCGTTCCCGTTCACGAACCTCGCCATCGCCGTGGCGCTGCTCGGCGTCGACCCGGGCCTCTGGCTCGGCGAGTGGGCGCTCGTCGACGTCGGGTACAAACTCGCGGTCGGACTGCTCTCGGGGTACCTCGTCGGCCGGGCGCTCGGCTGGGTCGTCTTCGCCGGCAGCCCGGACTCGGAACTCGCGCGGAGCGTCCGAGGGATGGAGGCGCTCGGCGGGACGCTCCTCGTCTACGCGTTCACCGAACTCGTCGGCGGGTACGGCTTCCTCGCCGTCTTCGTCGCCGCCCTCGTCGTCCGGGACGCCGAGCGAGAGCACGACTACAACGAGACGCTTCACGACGTTGCCGAGAAGAGCGAGCAGACGCTGATGACGGTGCTGATGGTGCTGTTCGGCGGGGCGCTCGCCGCCGGACTGCTCGACCCGCTGACGACGGCGGGCGTCGCGGTGGCGCTGACGCTCGTGTTCGTCGTCCGCCCTCTCGCCGGCGCCGTCGGTCTCTTCGGGTTCGACCGCGACCCCTTCGAGCGCGGCGTCATCGCGTCGTTCGGTATTCGGGGACTGGGTTCGTTCTACTATCTCGCGCACGCGTTGAACGTCGCTCCCTTCCCCGAGGCCCGGCGGCTCTGGGCGCTCGTCGGCGCCGTCGTCCTCGTTTCCGTCGTCGTTCACGGCGTCTCGGCCACGCCGGCGCTGAAGCTGCTCGAACGCCGGTCGTCGTGA
- a CDS encoding DHH family phosphoesterase codes for MDWITHDEDVWFEFRGNSPQQLTPGRYYKGTVDGFAEFGVFVDLAKGVTGLLHRSELDRRLESLDWESGDTVFVQVKNIRDNGNIDLGWSIRQSEREFRGSKIHDPNGDHDGEPVDSSDDDDSGPVKMKPKGSTESTSGRGNGKSQSRSDEGTDEESDAGRSDADDGGADAASADVDETNADADAQNETHESEADENEERAVAGDDGNADDVAETDVDEDRFTLVTVDSLEDRVGDDVRLEGEVVSTRQTGGPTIFELRDETGVVDCAAFVEAGVRAYPDIEEGDVVRLDGEVEMRRDELQVETEDLAALDGEEAQAVLQRLEDALAAKARPESVEPLADHAPVEAVTERLTDAAEAINRAILESQPIVVRHPATADGYVAGAAVERAVLPRIREEHDRADAEYHYFTRRPLDDPVYGMDAATNDVTRMLQDEQRHGEKLPLVLLLGVGATSESLDGLGLLGVYGANRVVVDAADADEDVESEADVVVSPGLVGADAADLSTGALGANLAATLDTDIREDIGHLPAVSYWENTPEAYLELADEAGYDADRTRELREAIALEAYYQSYEDKRELITDLLFDDGVSSGAQRAADAVEGNLAGHIAEQFRIKLDTEVETAQANLEEREEGDVTVAVLDADAYTHRFDFPPTSLLVDELHRRNREGDAYVTVATSTDELFVRGTADVDIRAVAEAAREAVPEGGVTAVAVRDNRIEFLSGARDAVVDAVIDAVVDQF; via the coding sequence ATGGATTGGATTACGCACGACGAAGACGTGTGGTTCGAGTTTCGGGGAAATTCCCCACAACAGCTGACGCCGGGGCGCTATTACAAGGGTACGGTCGACGGCTTCGCCGAGTTCGGCGTGTTCGTCGACCTTGCGAAGGGAGTGACGGGTCTACTGCACCGCAGCGAACTCGACCGTCGACTGGAGAGTCTCGACTGGGAGTCGGGCGACACCGTGTTCGTACAGGTGAAGAACATCCGCGACAACGGTAACATCGACCTCGGCTGGTCCATCCGCCAGTCCGAACGCGAGTTCCGCGGGTCGAAGATTCACGACCCGAACGGCGACCACGACGGCGAACCGGTCGACTCCTCGGACGACGACGACTCCGGCCCGGTGAAGATGAAGCCGAAGGGGTCGACGGAGTCGACCTCCGGTCGCGGCAACGGGAAGAGCCAGTCCCGGAGCGACGAAGGAACGGACGAGGAGAGCGACGCCGGGCGGAGCGACGCTGACGACGGCGGCGCGGACGCCGCGTCGGCCGATGTCGACGAGACGAACGCCGACGCCGACGCTCAGAACGAAACGCACGAGAGCGAGGCGGACGAGAACGAGGAGCGAGCGGTCGCGGGCGACGACGGCAACGCCGACGACGTGGCCGAGACCGACGTCGACGAGGACCGCTTCACGCTGGTCACCGTCGACAGCCTCGAAGACCGCGTCGGCGACGACGTGCGCCTCGAAGGCGAAGTCGTCAGCACGCGACAGACCGGCGGCCCGACCATCTTCGAACTCCGCGACGAGACGGGCGTCGTCGACTGCGCCGCCTTCGTCGAGGCGGGCGTTCGCGCCTACCCCGACATCGAGGAGGGCGACGTCGTCCGTCTGGACGGCGAGGTCGAGATGCGCCGCGACGAACTGCAGGTCGAGACGGAAGACCTCGCGGCGCTCGACGGCGAGGAGGCGCAGGCGGTCCTCCAGCGCCTCGAAGACGCGCTGGCGGCGAAGGCCCGCCCCGAGTCGGTCGAACCCCTGGCCGACCACGCCCCGGTCGAGGCGGTCACCGAGCGGTTGACCGACGCCGCGGAGGCCATCAACCGCGCCATCCTCGAATCCCAGCCCATCGTCGTCCGCCATCCGGCCACCGCCGACGGCTACGTCGCCGGCGCGGCCGTCGAGCGCGCCGTACTCCCCCGCATCCGCGAGGAGCACGACCGCGCGGACGCCGAGTACCACTACTTCACCCGCCGACCGCTCGACGACCCCGTCTACGGGATGGACGCGGCGACGAACGACGTGACGCGGATGCTGCAGGACGAACAGCGCCACGGCGAGAAACTGCCCCTGGTGCTCCTGCTCGGCGTCGGCGCGACGTCCGAATCGCTCGACGGACTCGGTCTCCTCGGCGTCTACGGCGCGAACCGCGTCGTCGTCGACGCCGCGGACGCCGACGAGGACGTCGAGAGCGAGGCCGACGTGGTCGTCAGTCCCGGACTGGTCGGCGCCGACGCGGCCGACCTCTCGACGGGCGCCCTCGGCGCGAACCTCGCCGCCACCCTCGACACCGACATCCGCGAGGATATCGGTCACCTGCCCGCCGTGAGCTACTGGGAGAACACCCCCGAGGCCTACCTCGAACTGGCCGATGAGGCCGGCTACGACGCCGACCGGACGCGCGAACTCCGCGAGGCCATCGCCCTGGAGGCGTACTACCAGTCCTACGAAGACAAGCGCGAACTCATCACCGACCTGCTGTTCGACGACGGCGTCTCCTCGGGCGCCCAGCGCGCCGCCGACGCCGTCGAGGGCAACCTCGCCGGCCACATCGCCGAGCAGTTCCGCATCAAACTCGACACGGAAGTCGAGACGGCGCAGGCGAACCTCGAAGAGCGAGAGGAGGGCGACGTCACCGTCGCCGTCCTCGACGCCGACGCGTACACGCACCGCTTCGACTTCCCGCCGACGTCGCTGCTCGTCGACGAACTCCACCGCCGCAACCGCGAGGGCGA
- a CDS encoding NADPH-dependent FMN reductase — MEATHVVAVCGSLRKRSYTRLALERSLDGVREAGGTGEVLDLREYDLPVMNADEDETGDSAAVVERIGEADSLLLGTPVYHGSYSGVLKNALDYCGFDEFDGKTVGLLAVAGGGFPVTALEHLRSVCRALNAWVLPHQAALPHVSAQFDGEEVTDEGLDRRVRVLGRRVVEYASIEPDPATFEAEENVGAGGR, encoded by the coding sequence ATGGAAGCGACGCACGTTGTGGCCGTCTGCGGGAGCCTTCGGAAGCGGAGTTACACTCGATTGGCGCTGGAGCGGTCGCTCGACGGCGTCCGCGAGGCGGGCGGGACGGGGGAGGTGCTCGACCTGCGCGAGTACGACCTGCCCGTGATGAACGCCGACGAGGACGAGACGGGCGACAGCGCGGCGGTGGTCGAGCGAATCGGCGAGGCGGACTCGCTCCTCCTCGGAACACCGGTTTATCACGGCTCCTACTCGGGGGTGCTGAAGAACGCGTTAGATTACTGCGGGTTCGACGAGTTCGACGGTAAGACGGTCGGCCTGTTGGCCGTCGCGGGCGGCGGGTTTCCGGTGACGGCGCTCGAACACCTCCGGTCGGTCTGTCGGGCGCTGAACGCGTGGGTCCTCCCGCACCAGGCCGCCCTCCCGCACGTCTCCGCGCAGTTCGACGGCGAGGAGGTGACCGACGAGGGGTTGGACCGGCGGGTGCGCGTCCTCGGTCGGCGGGTCGTGGAGTACGCGAGCATCGAACCCGACCCGGCGACGTTCGAGGCGGAAGAGAACGTGGGTGCCGGCGGGCGATAG